The following coding sequences are from one Dama dama isolate Ldn47 chromosome 8, ASM3311817v1, whole genome shotgun sequence window:
- the MATN1 gene encoding cartilage matrix protein: MSALSGPRLVPCGLLLLLFQAPCAPGLAPLSRGHLCRTRPTDLVFVVDSSRSVRPVEFEKVKVFLSQVIESLDVGPNATRVGLVNYASSVKQEFPLRAHSSKAELLQAVRRIQPLSTGTMTGLAIHFAITKALSDAEGGRPRSPDISKVVIVVTDGRPQDSVRDVSARARASGIELFAIGVGRVDKATLQQIASEPQDEHVDYVESYSVIEKLSKKFQEAFCLVSDLCATGDHDCEQVCISSPGSYTCACREGFTLNSDGKTCNVCNSGGGSSATDLVFLIDGSKSVRPENFELVKKFINQIVDTLDVSDKLAQVGLVQYSSSVRQEFPLGRFHTKKDIKAAVRNMSYMEKGTMTGAALKYLIDNSFTVSSGARPGAQKVGIVFTDGRSQDYINDAAKKAKDLGFKMFAVGVGNAVEDELREIASEPVAEHYFYTADFKTINQIGKKLQNRICVEEDPCACESIVKFQTKVEGLLQALTRKLEAVSKRLAILENRIV, translated from the exons ATGAGTGCGCTCAGCGGCCCCCGCCTCGTGCCCTgcggcctgctgctgctgctgttccaGGCCCCATGCGCCCCTGGCCTCGCTCCCCTGTCCAGAG GGCACCTCTGCCGGACCCGGCCCACCGACCTGGTGTTCGTCGTCGACAGCTCACGCAGCGTGCGGCCCGTGGAGTTTGAGAAGGTGAAGGTGTTCCTGTCCCAGGTCATCGAGTCGCTGGACGTGGGGCCCAATGCCACCCGCGTGGGCCTGGTCAACTACGCCAGCTCCGTGAAGCAGGAGTTCCCGCTGCGGGCCCACAGCTCCAAGGCTGAGCTGCTGCAGGCTGTGCGCCGCATCCAGCCGCTGTCCACGGGCACCATGACGGGTCTGGCCATCCACTTCGCCATCACTAAGGCCTTAAGCGATGCAGAGGGCGGTCGCCCCAGGTCCCCCGACATCAGCAAG GTGGTCATCGTGGTGACGGACGGGAGGCCCCAGGATAGCGTGCGGGATGTGTCTGCGCGGGCCCGGGCCAGCGGCATCGAGCTGTTCGCCATCGGCGTGGGCCGCGTGGACAAGGCCACGCTGCAGCAGATCGCCAGCGAGCCGCAGGACGAGCACGTCGACTACGTGGAGAGCTACAGCGTCATCGAGAAGCTGTCCAAGAAGTTCCAGGAGGCCTTCTGCT TGGTGTCAGACCTGTGTGCCACGGGCGATCATGACTGTGAGCAGGTGTGTATCAGCTCCCCGGGCTCCTACACCTGTGCCTGCCGCGAGGGCTTCACCCTGAACAGTGACGGCAAGACATGCAATG tCTGCAATAGTGGCGGGGGCAGTTCGGCCACTGACCTGGTCTTCCTCATTGATGGGTCCAAGAGTGTACGGCCGGAGAACTTTGAGCTGGTGAAGAAGTTCATCAACCAGATTGTGGACACGCTGGATGTATCGGACAAGTTGGCCCAGGTGGGGCTGGTGCAGTACTCAAGCTCCGTACGCCAGGAGTTCCCGCTGGGCCGCTTCCACACCAAGAAGGACATCAAGGCAGCCGTGCGGAACATGTCCTACATGGAGAAGGGCACCATGACCGGGGCGGCCCTCAAGTACCTCATCGACAATTCCTTCACAGTGTCCAGCGGGGCTAGGCCTGGTGCCCAGAAGGTGGGCATTGTCTTCACTGATGGCCGGAGCCAGGACTACATTAATGATGCTGCCAAGAAAGCCAAGGACCTTG GCTttaaaatgtttgctgtgggcgtGGGCAATGCCGTGGAGGATGAGCTGAGGGAAATCGCCTCGGAGCCCGTGGCAGAGCACTATTTCTACACAGCTGACTTCAAGACCATCAACCAGATTGGCAAGAAGTTGCAGAATAGGATCTGTGTGG